One Williamsia phyllosphaerae genomic window, GCGTACTGCGGCACGATGTCGGTCGGCTGGCTGGCACTGGTGGCCTGGGCGAGCATCGCGATCGGCACGCCCTTCACCATGGGGATCGCGCGCAGGCAGGTTTCGTCCGACGTGGCGGCTTCCCCGGCGTTCCGGCGTCTCAACGTGGTGATCACCGCCGCCTGGGCCGGCGCGTTCACCGTCTCAGCGGTACTGACCGTCGTCCTGATGAACCAGGCGGGGTGGATGACGGTCGCCGCGTCGGTGGTCTGCTTCGCGGCCCCGATCCTGTTCACCCGGATCTACGTGGCCCGGGTGCGGGCGGCTCACGTGGCGCTGTCGGACCGCTTGGCCGTCGAGGAATTCGCCGAGGCTGTCTAGGTCGCTCCCGCGACTCAGATCGACTCCCGCGACGGAGATCCCTGTCGCGAGAGTCGATTCATGTCGCGGGAGGAGAGGGCGTCGGCTGGGCCGGCACCTCGATGTGTCGACGGGCGAAGAACAGCGCGAGGCCGAGGACGGGATAGAGCAGGATCGGTGCCAGCGAACCCGGGTAGGTGTCCTGGTCGACGAGGATGGACGTCCCGGACAGGATAGAGAAGTCGAAGAGTCCGTGGATGATCGAGTTCAGAGCATTACCCCGCGACACCCGTCGGATGAGGTAGAAGAAGTAGCCGGCCAGACTCACCGCGATGGCCTGGGGAATCGCGCTCGCGCCGTGACCGATCGCGTTCGACAGATGCACCGCACCGAAGATGACGCTCGACCACAGCGCGACCTTCCCCTCGGTCAGCCCGCGGTCCCGGAGGACGGTCACGCCGACACCACGGAACATGCCCTCCTCGCCCCACCCGACGAACTGGGTGACGAGCAGGAGCAGCAGGACGAAGCCGAGGTCCTTCTCCGCCAGCGCGGAGTAATCGATGCCGACGACGATGGCCACCACGAAGGCCGCCGGCACCACCCACACCCATCGACTCGTCGGGCGGTCGTCGCGCAGGACCGGTCGCCACCAGCGCAGTGCGGCGATGACGGCGCCGGTGAACACCAGTGCCGCGCCCAGCGGAACGGCCATCGTGAACACCACCCCGCGTGTGGTGGTTGTCGAGTCCTCGCCGCTCGCATGCTGTATCAGCAGGCCGCCCACCTGGATGATCGCCAGGTACACCGCCACGATCGCGACGAATCCGAGTAACCCGAGTCGTCTGCGTGGGTGGGACGCCGCAACGTCTGTCATGACAGCGAACGTACGGTTCGCCGGGTGCCCTCCGCTAGTTGCGCGCGGGTGCGGAGGCGACTGTCACCAGTCCGGCCTGTTGCAGGAACGTCAGGTTGTCCTCGAGGTGCCAGTCCTCGA contains:
- a CDS encoding CPBP family intramembrane glutamic endopeptidase, yielding MTDVAASHPRRRLGLLGFVAIVAVYLAIIQVGGLLIQHASGEDSTTTTRGVVFTMAVPLGAALVFTGAVIAALRWWRPVLRDDRPTSRWVWVVPAAFVVAIVVGIDYSALAEKDLGFVLLLLLVTQFVGWGEEGMFRGVGVTVLRDRGLTEGKVALWSSVIFGAVHLSNAIGHGASAIPQAIAVSLAGYFFYLIRRVSRGNALNSIIHGLFDFSILSGTSILVDQDTYPGSLAPILLYPVLGLALFFARRHIEVPAQPTPSPPAT